One genomic region from Leguminivora glycinivorella isolate SPB_JAAS2020 chromosome 8, LegGlyc_1.1, whole genome shotgun sequence encodes:
- the LOC125228473 gene encoding LOW QUALITY PROTEIN: brain tumor protein-like (The sequence of the model RefSeq protein was modified relative to this genomic sequence to represent the inferred CDS: inserted 1 base in 1 codon) → MEELNGDLYGDGLVILPEEGSLEPTDNGNQEQNCNICDNKLCSPRVLSCLHVFCEACIDKLMVNEAGDTLKYDLAVECPICKQETKISGGGAASLPSDYVLTNILDVSAMDQSVVCTCCKSKEPAVARCTDCSHFLCSNCNSAHEFMRCFENHRVVPFDALRSSKEKAAVHKPIFCSRHIGESLKFYCCECEVGACTECLTIEHKVGEHRCERIVDAEPNLRAELRTLITEATARAAAAGSASARLDDALGDLQRQRDDAENVINEAFHAYKAALERRREKALEELERLHKERELKVMDLFDRVDKTVQRIDTACKFAARLLNSGDGTEIVMLKKTVASQFSRLLEGAPEFDVDYSVEFVSKIDKFDAITEDTFGVFRTEATRAEERKRASESSAIVSVTXNSHSPAVSVTNTPVFDDYRRITGVGNIVGVPGVSGVPTIGVPGVGPVVNNSVIPGVGSVNSVPTLPCASMVEYNLQQLASIAEKDAPPPPHASPAPALTLAELLAQDLNSPQAYNNLQALAKLGLNTEVNGFGGVGGMGGRGVSPGRPLLTAAEEAALVAPPAPLVRATKATPMHIRFKFGQLGGGKGQFNSPHGFCLGNDEDIIVADTNNHRITVFDKSGNHKFNFGVAGKEEGQLWYPRKVAVVRATGKFVVCDRGNERSRMQIFTKNGHFLKKIAVRFIDIVAGLAVTAEGLIVAVDSVTPTVFILSEEGDLMSWFDCSECMREPSDIAISGKEFYVCDFKGHCVVVFDDEGHFLRRIGCENVTNFPNGIDVSDAGDVLIGDSHGNKFHVAVFSRDGVLVTEFECPYVKVSRCCGLKITSEGYIVTLAKNNHHVLVLNTLYIV, encoded by the exons ATGGAAGAACTGAATGGGGACCTGTATGGGGATGGTCTGGTTATTTTACCCGAAGAAGGGTCTCTGGAGCCCACCGATAATGGGAATCAAGAGCAAAATTGTAACATTTGCGA CAATAAGTTATGCAGTCCTCGAGTATTATCTTGTCTTCATGTTTTCTGCGAAGCATGCATAGACAAACTGATGGTGAATGAAGCAGGAGACACACTAAAGTATGATTTGGCCGTGGAATGCCCAATATGCAAACAGGAAACGAAG ATTTCTGGTGGTGGAGCTGCTTCTCTTCCATCAGACTATGTCCTCACCAACATTCTGGATGTCTCAGCCATGGACCAATCGGTGGTCTGCACTTGCTGCAAGAGCAAGGAGCCAGCAGTAGCCAGATGTACTGACTGCTCCCACTTCTTGTGTTCCAACTGCAACTCAGCTCACGAGTTCATGAGATGCTTCGAAAACCACCGAGTCGTACCGTTCGATGCCTTGCGGTCATCCAAAGAGAAAGCCGCCGTGCACAAGCCAATTTTCTGTTCGCGTCACATCGGAGAGAGCCTGAAGTTTTATTGCTGCGAATGCGAAGTCGGAGCTTGCACGGAATGCCTTACTATCGAGCACAAGGTTGGAGAACATCGCTGCGAGCGCATCGTCGACGCCGAACCCAATCTGCGAGCCGAGCTCAGGACCCTCATCACCGAGGCCACCGCGCGGGCGGCCGCGGCCGGCAGCGCCTCCGCCCGCCTCGACGACGCGCTCGGCGACCTGCAGCGTCAGCGCGATGACGCCGAAAATGTTATTAATGAGGCTTTCCACGCGTATAAAGCGGCTCTCGAGAGACGCCGCGAAAAGGCCCTCGAGGAACTCGAGCGGCTCCACAAGGAGCGGGAACTCAAGGTCATGGATCTGTTCGACAGGGTAGACAAGACCGTGCAACGCATCGACACCGCATGCAAATTCGCAGCGAGGCTTCTCAATTCCGGTGACGGTACCGAAATCGTGATGTTAAAAAAGACCGTGGCGTCTCAATTCTCTCGCTTACTGGAAGGAGCCCCCGAATTTGACGTCGATTACTCTGTGGAATTCGTATCTAAAATCGATAAGTTCGATGCTATCACCGAGGACACCTTCGGAGTTTTCCGCACCGAAGCGACTCGCGCCGAAGAGCGAAAGCGCGCCAGCGAGTCATCGGCGATCGTCTCCGTGA TCAACTCTCACTCGCCCGCCGTGTCCGTGACCAACACGCCCGTGTTCGACGACTATCGCCGCATCACCGGGGTCGGAAACATCGTGGGCGTGCCGGGAGTGAGCGGAGTGCCCACCATCGGGGTCCCGGGCGTGGGGCCGGTCGTGAACAACAGCGTGATCCCGGGAGTGGGCAGCGTGAACAGCGTGCCGACGCTGCCGTGCGCGTCCATGGTGGAGTACAACCTGCAGCAGCTGGCCAGCATCGCCGAGAAggacgcgccgccgccgccgcacgcGTCGCCCGCGCCCGCCTTGACGCTGGCCGAGCTGCTCGCCCAGGACCTGAACTCGCCTCAGGCGTACAACAACCTGCAGGCGCTCGCCAAATTGGGCTTGAACACGG AAGTGAACGGGTTCGGCGGAGTGGGCGGCATGGGCGGGCGCGGCGTGTCGCCGGGGCGGCCGCTGCTCACGGCGGCGGAGGAGGCGGCGCTGGtggcgccgcccgcgccgctggTGCGCGCCACCAAGGCCACGCCCATGCACATCCGGTTCAAGTTCGGACAGCTGGGCGGCGGCAAGGGCCAGTTCAACTCCCCGCACGGGTTCTGTCTCGGGAACGACGAGGACATCATCGTCGCGGACACCAATAATCATCGTATTACG GTTTTCGACAAATCCGGCAACCACAAGTTCAACTTCGGTGTAGCTGGCAAGGAAGAGGGGCAGTTGTGGTACCCGCGCAAGGTGGCCGTAGTGCGTGCCACCGGCAAGTTCGTGGTCTGCGACCGCGGGAATGAGCGCTCGCGCATGCAGATCTTCACCAAGAATGGACACTTCCTTAAGAAGATTGCG GTGCGCTTCATCGACATCGTGGCCGGATTGGCCGTGACCGCAGAAGGGCTGATCGTGGCCGTGGACAGCGTCACACCCACCGTTTTCATCCTGTCGGAGGAGGGCGACCTCATGAGCTGGTTCGACTGCAGCGAGTGCATGAGGGAGCCGTCGGACATCGCCATAAGCG GCAAAGAATTCTACGTGTGCGACTTCAAAGGTCACTGCGTGGTCGTATTCGACGACGAAGGGCACTTCCTGCGACGCATCGGCTGCGAGAACGTGACCAACTTCCCCAACGGGATCGACGTGTCGGACGCGGGCGACGTGCTTATCGGGGACTCGCACGGCAACAAGTTCCATGTGGCCGTGTTCTCGCGTGACGGCGTGCTGGTCACGGAGTTCGAGTGCCCCTACGTCAAG GTGTCGCGTTGCTGCGGTTTGAAGATAACCTCCGAAGGCTACATAGTCACTCTGGCTAAGAATAACCACCATGTACTAGTCCTCAACACCCTATACATTGTCTGA